In Choloepus didactylus isolate mChoDid1 chromosome 18, mChoDid1.pri, whole genome shotgun sequence, a single genomic region encodes these proteins:
- the LOC119514232 gene encoding NAD(+) hydrolase SARM1-like isoform X1 yields the protein MVLTLLLSAYKLCRVFTMSGPRPGAERLAVPGPEGGGGAGPWWAAGCRGPREVSPGVGAEVQGALERALPELAEVFQLVEEAWLLPAVGREVAQGLCEAIRLDGGLDLLPRLLQASELETRVQAARLLEQILVAENRHDLILQLLMGNRSFSAGMNGWGKRKLKQRATQGSERKQRPGACIASGPRPEHNAPRGDQNPFQERRGLCTREGRRARREKRGDTLRMYVYEPFSLLHQPALLCLLLKKVLSSVLPTPFLPSLLL from the exons ATGGTCCTGACGCTGCTCCTCTCCGCTTACAAGCTGTGTCGCGTCTTCACCATGTCGGGCCCACGGCCGGGCGCCGAGCGGTTGGCTGTGCCGGGGCCGGAAGGGGGCGGCGGCGCGGGCCCATGGTGGGCCGCCGGCTGCCGAGGACCCCGCGAGGTGTCACCCGGGGTGGGCGCCGAAGTGCAGGGCGCCCTGGAGCGAGCACTGCCGGAGCTGGCTGAGGTCTTCCAGCTGGTGGAGGAGGCCTGGCTGCTGCCGGCCGTGGGCCGCGAGGTGGCCCAGGGTCTGTGCGAAGCCATCCGCCTGGACGGCGGCCTCGACCTGCTGCCGCGGCTGCTGCAGGCATCCGAGCTGGAGACGCGCGTTCAGGCCGCGCGCCTGCTAGAGCAGATCCTGGTGGCCGAGAACCG ACATGATCTCATTCTGCAGCTGCTGATGGGGAACAGAAGCTTTTCTGCTGGGATGAATGGGTGggggaagaggaaactgaagcagagagCTACGCAGGGGTCAGAAAGG AAACAACGTCCAGGTGCCTGCATCGCTTCAGGACCAAGGCCAGAGCACAACGCGCCCCGCGGTGATCAAAATCCTTTCCAAGAGAGGCGGGGTCTCTGCACCCGAGAAGGCAGGAGAGCCAGAAGGGAGAAAAGGGGCGACACGCTGAGAATGTATGTTTATGAACCTTTTTCTCTGCTCCACCAACCagccctcctctgcctcctcttAAAGAAGGTCCTTTCATCAGTGCTCCCAACCCCTTTTTTGCCTTCCCTCCTTCTGTAG
- the LOC119514232 gene encoding NAD(+) hydrolase SARM1-like isoform X2, with protein MSGPRPGAERLAVPGPEGGGGAGPWWAAGCRGPREVSPGVGAEVQGALERALPELAEVFQLVEEAWLLPAVGREVAQGLCEAIRLDGGLDLLPRLLQASELETRVQAARLLEQILVAENRHDLILQLLMGNRSFSAGMNGWGKRKLKQRATQGSERKQRPGACIASGPRPEHNAPRGDQNPFQERRGLCTREGRRARREKRGDTLRMYVYEPFSLLHQPALLCLLLKKVLSSVLPTPFLPSLLL; from the exons ATGTCGGGCCCACGGCCGGGCGCCGAGCGGTTGGCTGTGCCGGGGCCGGAAGGGGGCGGCGGCGCGGGCCCATGGTGGGCCGCCGGCTGCCGAGGACCCCGCGAGGTGTCACCCGGGGTGGGCGCCGAAGTGCAGGGCGCCCTGGAGCGAGCACTGCCGGAGCTGGCTGAGGTCTTCCAGCTGGTGGAGGAGGCCTGGCTGCTGCCGGCCGTGGGCCGCGAGGTGGCCCAGGGTCTGTGCGAAGCCATCCGCCTGGACGGCGGCCTCGACCTGCTGCCGCGGCTGCTGCAGGCATCCGAGCTGGAGACGCGCGTTCAGGCCGCGCGCCTGCTAGAGCAGATCCTGGTGGCCGAGAACCG ACATGATCTCATTCTGCAGCTGCTGATGGGGAACAGAAGCTTTTCTGCTGGGATGAATGGGTGggggaagaggaaactgaagcagagagCTACGCAGGGGTCAGAAAGG AAACAACGTCCAGGTGCCTGCATCGCTTCAGGACCAAGGCCAGAGCACAACGCGCCCCGCGGTGATCAAAATCCTTTCCAAGAGAGGCGGGGTCTCTGCACCCGAGAAGGCAGGAGAGCCAGAAGGGAGAAAAGGGGCGACACGCTGAGAATGTATGTTTATGAACCTTTTTCTCTGCTCCACCAACCagccctcctctgcctcctcttAAAGAAGGTCCTTTCATCAGTGCTCCCAACCCCTTTTTTGCCTTCCCTCCTTCTGTAG
- the LOC119514232 gene encoding NAD(+) hydrolase SARM1-like isoform X3, whose amino-acid sequence MVLTLLLSAYKLCRVFTMSGPRPGAERLAVPGPEGGGGAGPWWAAGCRGPREVSPGVGAEVQGALERALPELAEVFQLVEEAWLLPAVGREVAQGLCEAIRLDGGLDLLPRLLQASELETRVQAARLLEQILVAENRHDLILQLLMGNRSFSAGMNGWGKRKLKQRATQGSERVPASLQDQGQSTTRPAVIKILSKRGGVSAPEKAGEPEGRKGATR is encoded by the exons ATGGTCCTGACGCTGCTCCTCTCCGCTTACAAGCTGTGTCGCGTCTTCACCATGTCGGGCCCACGGCCGGGCGCCGAGCGGTTGGCTGTGCCGGGGCCGGAAGGGGGCGGCGGCGCGGGCCCATGGTGGGCCGCCGGCTGCCGAGGACCCCGCGAGGTGTCACCCGGGGTGGGCGCCGAAGTGCAGGGCGCCCTGGAGCGAGCACTGCCGGAGCTGGCTGAGGTCTTCCAGCTGGTGGAGGAGGCCTGGCTGCTGCCGGCCGTGGGCCGCGAGGTGGCCCAGGGTCTGTGCGAAGCCATCCGCCTGGACGGCGGCCTCGACCTGCTGCCGCGGCTGCTGCAGGCATCCGAGCTGGAGACGCGCGTTCAGGCCGCGCGCCTGCTAGAGCAGATCCTGGTGGCCGAGAACCG ACATGATCTCATTCTGCAGCTGCTGATGGGGAACAGAAGCTTTTCTGCTGGGATGAATGGGTGggggaagaggaaactgaagcagagagCTACGCAGGGGTCAGAAAGG GTGCCTGCATCGCTTCAGGACCAAGGCCAGAGCACAACGCGCCCCGCGGTGATCAAAATCCTTTCCAAGAGAGGCGGGGTCTCTGCACCCGAGAAGGCAGGAGAGCCAGAAGGGAGAAAAGGGGCGACACGCTGA
- the LOC119514232 gene encoding NAD(+) hydrolase SARM1-like isoform X6 → MVLTLLLSAYKLCRVFTMSGPRPGAERLAVPGPEGGGGAGPWWAAGCRGPREVSPGVGAEVQGALERALPELAEVFQLVEEAWLLPAVGREVAQGLCEAIRLDGGLDLLPRLLQASELETRVQAARLLEQILVAENRNNVQVPASLQDQGQSTTRPAVIKILSKRGGVSAPEKAGEPEGRKGATR, encoded by the exons ATGGTCCTGACGCTGCTCCTCTCCGCTTACAAGCTGTGTCGCGTCTTCACCATGTCGGGCCCACGGCCGGGCGCCGAGCGGTTGGCTGTGCCGGGGCCGGAAGGGGGCGGCGGCGCGGGCCCATGGTGGGCCGCCGGCTGCCGAGGACCCCGCGAGGTGTCACCCGGGGTGGGCGCCGAAGTGCAGGGCGCCCTGGAGCGAGCACTGCCGGAGCTGGCTGAGGTCTTCCAGCTGGTGGAGGAGGCCTGGCTGCTGCCGGCCGTGGGCCGCGAGGTGGCCCAGGGTCTGTGCGAAGCCATCCGCCTGGACGGCGGCCTCGACCTGCTGCCGCGGCTGCTGCAGGCATCCGAGCTGGAGACGCGCGTTCAGGCCGCGCGCCTGCTAGAGCAGATCCTGGTGGCCGAGAACCG AAACAACGTCCAGGTGCCTGCATCGCTTCAGGACCAAGGCCAGAGCACAACGCGCCCCGCGGTGATCAAAATCCTTTCCAAGAGAGGCGGGGTCTCTGCACCCGAGAAGGCAGGAGAGCCAGAAGGGAGAAAAGGGGCGACACGCTGA
- the LOC119514232 gene encoding NAD(+) hydrolase SARM1-like isoform X8 has translation MVLTLLLSAYKLCRVFTMSGPRPGAERLAVPGPEGGGGAGPWWAAGCRGPREVSPGVGAEVQGALERALPELAEVFQLVEEAWLLPAVGREVAQGLCEAIRLDGGLDLLPRLLQASELETRVQAARLLEQILVAENRCLHRFRTKARAQRAPR, from the exons ATGGTCCTGACGCTGCTCCTCTCCGCTTACAAGCTGTGTCGCGTCTTCACCATGTCGGGCCCACGGCCGGGCGCCGAGCGGTTGGCTGTGCCGGGGCCGGAAGGGGGCGGCGGCGCGGGCCCATGGTGGGCCGCCGGCTGCCGAGGACCCCGCGAGGTGTCACCCGGGGTGGGCGCCGAAGTGCAGGGCGCCCTGGAGCGAGCACTGCCGGAGCTGGCTGAGGTCTTCCAGCTGGTGGAGGAGGCCTGGCTGCTGCCGGCCGTGGGCCGCGAGGTGGCCCAGGGTCTGTGCGAAGCCATCCGCCTGGACGGCGGCCTCGACCTGCTGCCGCGGCTGCTGCAGGCATCCGAGCTGGAGACGCGCGTTCAGGCCGCGCGCCTGCTAGAGCAGATCCTGGTGGCCGAGAACCG GTGCCTGCATCGCTTCAGGACCAAGGCCAGAGCACAACGCGCCCCGCGGTGA
- the LOC119514232 gene encoding NAD(+) hydrolase SARM1-like isoform X9 — translation MVLTLLLSAYKLCRVFTMSGPRPGAERLAVPGPEGGGGAGPWWAAGCRGPREVSPGVGAEVQGALERALPELAEVFQLVEEAWLLPAVGREVAQGLCEAIRLDGGLDLLPRLLQASELETRVQAARLLEQILVAENRQTTDLQQ, via the coding sequence ATGGTCCTGACGCTGCTCCTCTCCGCTTACAAGCTGTGTCGCGTCTTCACCATGTCGGGCCCACGGCCGGGCGCCGAGCGGTTGGCTGTGCCGGGGCCGGAAGGGGGCGGCGGCGCGGGCCCATGGTGGGCCGCCGGCTGCCGAGGACCCCGCGAGGTGTCACCCGGGGTGGGCGCCGAAGTGCAGGGCGCCCTGGAGCGAGCACTGCCGGAGCTGGCTGAGGTCTTCCAGCTGGTGGAGGAGGCCTGGCTGCTGCCGGCCGTGGGCCGCGAGGTGGCCCAGGGTCTGTGCGAAGCCATCCGCCTGGACGGCGGCCTCGACCTGCTGCCGCGGCTGCTGCAGGCATCCGAGCTGGAGACGCGCGTTCAGGCCGCGCGCCTGCTAGAGCAGATCCTGGTGGCCGAGAACCG
- the LOC119514232 gene encoding NAD(+) hydrolase SARM1-like isoform X10: MVLTLLLSAYKLCRVFTMSGPRPGAERLAVPGPEGGGGAGPWWAAGCRGPREVSPGVGAEVQGALERALPELAEVFQLVEEAWLLPAVGREVAQGLCEAIRLDGGLDLLPRLLQASELETRVQAARLLEQILVAENRIAE, encoded by the coding sequence ATGGTCCTGACGCTGCTCCTCTCCGCTTACAAGCTGTGTCGCGTCTTCACCATGTCGGGCCCACGGCCGGGCGCCGAGCGGTTGGCTGTGCCGGGGCCGGAAGGGGGCGGCGGCGCGGGCCCATGGTGGGCCGCCGGCTGCCGAGGACCCCGCGAGGTGTCACCCGGGGTGGGCGCCGAAGTGCAGGGCGCCCTGGAGCGAGCACTGCCGGAGCTGGCTGAGGTCTTCCAGCTGGTGGAGGAGGCCTGGCTGCTGCCGGCCGTGGGCCGCGAGGTGGCCCAGGGTCTGTGCGAAGCCATCCGCCTGGACGGCGGCCTCGACCTGCTGCCGCGGCTGCTGCAGGCATCCGAGCTGGAGACGCGCGTTCAGGCCGCGCGCCTGCTAGAGCAGATCCTGGTGGCCGAGAACCG